In the genome of Nerophis lumbriciformis linkage group LG32, RoL_Nlum_v2.1, whole genome shotgun sequence, one region contains:
- the LOC133574677 gene encoding uncharacterized protein isoform X4 has translation MKSRQLICLIFLSSLTFASGQNLGCHEKQWQCDDGSCIPNKWRCDGDGDCLDGSDEMDCTASPDCQPGQFPCMDSVACVDASARCDGKKQCPTGSDEENCAVSEGCLNSDWTCQNKICIPKELRCDGKNDCVDNSDEEGCDVCSEDALSCPDGMCLSAEERCDGKVHCSDGSDEPITCGHTCSVNNGGCSHLCVDETWGALCTCPAGYELSVNGAVCKDLDECGLPSAPCLHQCTNTVGSFVCHCREGFKQNGGIACLATGNDTRLLTVMRTSVGLLNVKSQRFDVVQSLLFNPVALTYDIARGCYYWADGAGRIYKSDGQRSRTIYTGELGVKGLACDWLNGNLFWTNQRTESIFMQADDKSYTTLLSKDISPSELVLIPVESLMFWFNTGPADRMTIEKSWMDGSDRSTMAVLTAQSAHGLTADAAARRLYWISDFKKSIETMNVDGTGTYSFTGLFNRRPALSLAVFGSSFYWVDDKGLWQVPQDQPSQRKFLWKSTVPLLSVYHELQQPRGTSACAKTPCHICLLTNSNPVGFTCTCPNSKILMLDGTCEYPRFLYATSSSINMLAFQGSVFTKTELFSTDESILSFDVDWNQDWLYWANQTGHIQRTSLTRVKTEWIPTPMSVCQIKVDQKSGSIYWVSRDQTRIGSVEVNSRYAQQLYHTTKQIQNFYLDWLRGGIIWLEEQKIFSMSMTGSKAKELVHLAEVTENIAFDLRAASLLWNSKMGGLTTMSLLQDKKHQAGKRWNISGSVVGAFEPYLLSRYKDAMTLWDRRDGRPVQDVTVKGQVVNVMTALEDIHAVPVTVICNTPAMLCRDTSICLTPNQLCDGKEDCPDGDDEDFCVKTCPSKDYFKCKDRRRCVSKTLLCDGRSHCFDGSDEVGCPTVALPVTQANVLKCRKGYRQCKNGVECVSYSHVCDGERDCKDGSDEEECDEQHVTAPKPSIEASSKIVPSLPSCISPSVLCPHPSVGLCITPKQFCDGQKDCPDGSDEDNCVKRCPSKNDFRCKDRRSCVSRSLVCDGRAHCHDGSDEVGCAGVETPARQEKALKCLVGAKLCQDGSECVLFSHVCDGEFDCADGSDEKGCDTTNPVKDPRLNQSPLPVSAQPPSKPACQRPSFICPDSSCILPTQLCDGIKDCPDGSDENCIKQCPNKLDFLCNDRQSCISKSLVCDGRSHCYDSSDEVNCPTVTPTTSRGNILKCRLGFRLCRDHTECVLFNHVCDGERDCGDGSDEDECEATQTPSSVVNSSLMQLPPSVKAFNTPPPKPSCRSPAVACPDSFLCISPTQICDGTKDCPDGSDENCIKQCLKKLDFLCKDRQSCISQSLVCDGRAHCRDSSDEVNCPTVAPPTTQGKALKCRLGFRLCRDQTECIIFSHVCDGERDCEDGSDEDECATQAPSSVVNSSLNQLPPSVKAFNTPPTKPSCRSPAVPCPDSILCISPTQICDGTKDCPDGSDENCIKQCLKKLDFLCKDSQSCISQSLVCDGRAHCRDSSDEVKCPTVAPPTTQGKALKCRLGFRLCRDQTECVIFSHVCDGERDCEDGSDEDECEATETRSSVENPSSNQLPPSEKPMNTPPPKPSCRSPSMLCPNSFLCISLKQLCDGTKDCPDGSDENCLTRCVYEGEFLCKDRRSCVLKTLVCDGRSHCHDGSDEVDCSTVAPRLTTTNVLKCHTGSKLCNDGTECVLYSHICDGEKDCLDGSDEDGCQKTCKQGEFQCAHGAMCIPEVQVCDGRAQCRDRSDELDCWEQSKSCEYRCADGHRCIPNKFLCDGELDCRDGTDELGCDPVTITATPMLLSPESVCIAPSVRCPGSSLCISQNQLCDRKKDCPDAFDERDCIFQCKSRTDFLCSDRQKCIPTIHVCDGRAHCPDSSDERQCESVDLATPSPLDKNGAVSPLKCRKGFKACKTGLECVMYSHVCDGEDDCQDGSDEEACATQCKSDEFECQHGNRCIAPEKVCDGQYDCRDRSDEMDCESLTSGCQHRCDKTRCIPATFLCDGERDCVDGSDEKKCGLAACEVEQYRCISGQCVSEALRCDGYADCSDRSDEVNCARPPRCPTELRCPHSHECLQSEWLCDGEDDCKDGSDEKNCLTKPPSCREYQWQCEGSSQCIPLFWRCDGKTDCHNSMDEDKCNERKCPSHLYQCGSGECVNMRLVCNGFTNCADSSDEGVGCTLRNCSSPLAPRCEHSCVSTPNGPRCYCAAGFTLHSGGASCVDTNECNLLQHEACKHSCINTRGSYVCHCHPGFYLEPDNKSCKTKDEPLLLASVQSELLLLGIHSGTLRLVSSANRPVFSLDYHWAQQRVYWLSPDYQSIRWADMTKDSNKKGTLIKGVKSDSIAIDWVGKNLYWVDGLVGQILAVRLSDTKVKSQDYIVVLAEDLEQPRSLVLLPHKGLMLWSEIGSTPQIQRSGMDGSKKKVVVSSGLSWPVSLAYDFLDDRVYWADEKICCIGSATLDGDYIKILQLAETLSPFSVAVFNDRLFWSDTKRRTIRSADKNTGKDQKVLLKRPGQPFGLKVMHTLSQPSISNPCDQLQCSHLCLLTPTQKALVKEPAAVCRCPKGLLLSKDKISCSLPLESSIILLLSNTKVYQIYLKSLRSDGVGLKNMPNSRVMALPGVVKASGFDVSMQALSLYMADSGQATVDLLNLSGPRSRQGLTPAGRILSLKDDSVVALAIDWATSNLYWSSKKKPNLHVTTRHKSYTTSLLQGSLAGTTSIALHPPSSQLCYTALVAGGKRQHEVSCAWMDGSNKAVLWKKSNVPTSLVFSNKGTTIYWADTGEGLICSIGLDGSGYKQYKTGPGLLTSFTYTENILLWITLEKDVTKMWFSNGLQPQQLWFETKTSLVQIKAYSNDSQEGSNRCSNKNGECAHLCLPYPGGRTCKCSRGFYSISPTSCAPEHPCPNGEQACLDSSKCISSKKFCDGRLDCPDESDEQDCPYMNFPLGKKVYDDYLPKSSLPPPHQNPPKDTFADEDSASCGQQHCSGHGRCVMQGKAHHCHCIAGYKGEFCQEEQSRRSHVGVVLGVVFLFAAFTVVAYIFGKRQAWALIRGRSPEKETLMDNMGLPGEHFDTDCEELDSTIDLTNRPVAS, from the exons ATGAAATCACGCCAGCTCATTTGTTTGATTTTTCTGTCAAGTTTAACGTTCGCCTCAG GGCAGAATTTAGGGTGCCATGAAAAACAATGGCAGTGTGATGATGGCAGCTGCATCCCTAACAAATGGAGATGTGATGGAGATGGAGACTGCCTGGATGGCTCTGATGAGATGGACTGTACTG CCTCTCCCGATTGTCAGCCAGGCCAGTTTCCATGCATGGACTCAGTTGCCTGTGTTGACGCCTCTGCGCGCTGTGATGGGAAAAAGCAGTGTCCGACCGGCTCTGATGAGGAGAACTGTGCAGTCTCAGAGGGCTGTTTAAACTCAGACTGGACATGTCAGAACAAAATTTGTATTCCCAAAGAGCTGCGCTGCGATGGAAAGAACGACTGTGTGGACAACTCTGATGAAGAGGGCTGTG ATGTGTGTAGCGAGGACGCCCTATCTTGTCCCGATGGCATGTGTCTTTCTGCTGAAGAAAGGTGTGATGGGAAGGTCCACTGCTCTGATGGCAGCGACGAGCCCATAACCTGCG GGCATACTTGCTCTGTGAACAATGGCGGTTGCAGCCACTTGTGTGTAGATGAGACCTGGGGTGCACTGTGCACATGTCCTGCTGGATATGAACTTTCTGTCAATGGAGCAGTCTGCAAAG ATTTGGATGAATGTGGCCTTCCCTCTGCACCATGCCTGCATCAATGCACCAACACGGTTGGATCTTTTGTTTGCCACTGTAGAGAAGGCTTCAAACAGAATGGTGGCATTGCCTGTCTAGCTACAG GTAACGATACTCGACTGCTGACAGTAATGAGGACGTCTGTAGGGCTGCTGAATGTCAAGTCTCAACGGTTTGATGTCGTCCAGAGTCTTTTGTTCAACCCAGTGGCCCTGACATATGACATTGCCAGAGGCTGCTACTACTGGGCTGATGGTGCAGGCCGCATATATAAGAGCGATGGACAGCGCAGCAGAACAATCTATACTG GTGAGCTTGGAGTTAAGGGCCTAGCTTGTGATTGGCTGAATGGAAACCTGTTCTGGACCAATCAGAGGACAGAATCAATCTTCATGCAAGCAGATGACAAAAGTTATACTACTCTGTTGAGCAAAGACATCAGTCCGTCAGAATTGGTTCTTATACCAGTGGAGAG CTTGATGTTTTGGTTCAACACAGGCCCTGCTGATAGGATGACCATTGAAAAATCCTGGATGGATGGATCAGACAGAAGCACTATGGCTGTGCTAACAGCTCAGTCGGCCCATGGGCTCACAGCGGATGCCGCAGCCAGAAGGCTCTACTGGATTAGTGACTTTAAGAAA TCCATTGAGACAATGAATGTGGATGGAACGGGCACCTATTCCTTTACTGGACTGTTCAACCGGAGACCAGCTCTGAGCCTGGCTGTGTTTGGAAGTTCCTTCTATTGGGTTGATGATAAGGGCCTCTGGCAGGTGCCTCAGGACCAACCAAGCCAGAGGAAGTTTCTCTGGAAATCCACAGTTCCATTGCTCAGTGTTTACCATGAGCTGCAGCAGCCTAGAG GCACTTCTGCATGTGCCAAGACCCCGTGCCATATCTGTCTTCTAACTAACAGCAACCCTGTAGGGTTCACGTGCACTTGTCCCAACTCCAAAATTCTGATGCTTGATGGAACATGTGAAT atccTAGGTTCCTTTATGCTACCTCCAGCAGTATCAATATGTTGGCGTTTCAAGGCAGTGTGTTCACCAAAACTGAGCTCTTTTCCACTGACGAGAGCATCTTGTCATTTGATGTCGACTGGAATCAAGACTGGCTGTATTGGGCCAACCAAACTGGACACATCCAGCGCACCAGCTTAACCCGAGTCAAGACTGAATGGATTCCGACACCTATGTCag TTTGCCAAATAAAAGTTGACCAGAAGAGTGGCAGCATCTATTGGGTGTCACGTGACCAAACCCGCATTGGTTCAGTAGAAGTGAATAGTCGTTATGCGCAGCAGTTGTATCACACGACAAAGCAGATTCAAAACTTTTACCTGGATTGGCTGAGGGGTGGGATCATCTGGCTGGAGGAGCAGAAGATCTTTAGTATGAGCATGACCGGAAGCAAAGCTAAAGAACTTGTGCACTTGGCAGAAGTCACAGAGAACATTGCCTTTGACCTCAGAGCCGCTAGTCTGCTGTGGAACTCAAAAATGGGAG GCCTGACAACAATGAGTCTGCTCCAGGATAAAAAACACCAAGCTGGAAAAAGATGGAATATTTCCGGCTCGGTGGTAGGCGCCTTTGAGCCATACCTGCTGTCTCGCTACAAAGACGCCATGACTCTGTGGGATCGGCGTGATGGGCGCCCCGTTCAAGATGTGACTGTGAAAGGTCAAGTGGTCAATGTGATGACTGCACTTGAGGACATACATGCAG TACCTGTGACTGTGATCTGCAATACGCCAGCTATGCTGTGTAGGGACACATCTATCTGCCTCACTCCAAACCAACTGTGTGATGGCAAGGAAGATTGTCCTGATGGAGATGACGAAGATTTTTGTGTTAAAACATGTCCATCCAAAG ACTATTTTAAGTGTAAAGACCGGAGGAGATGTGTGTCCAAGACTCTGCTCTGCGACGGACGTTCTCATTGCTTCGATGGCTCGGATGAGGTTGGCTGCCCTACTGTTGCCTTGCCGGTGACTCAAGCAAATGTCCTCAAGTGTCGCAAGGGCTATAGGCAATGCAAAAATGGGGTAGAGTGTGTATCATACAGCCATGTGTGCGATGGAGAGAGAGACTGTAAGGATGGGTCAGATGAAGAAGAATGTGATG AACAGCATGTGACCGCACCAAAACCATCCATTGAAGCATCAAGCAAAATTGTACCATCTCTGCCGTCCTGTATCAGTCCCTCTGTGCTTTGTCCTCATCCTTCTGTTGGCCTCTGCATCACCCCAAAGCAATTTTGCGATGGGCAAAAAGACTGTCCTGATGGCTCTGATGAAGATAACTGTGTTAAAAGATGTCCCTCTAAAA ATGATTTCCGCTGCAAGGATCGTAGAAGCTGCGTTTCTAGGAGCCTCGTTTGTGACGGCCGTGCTCATTGTCACGATGGCTCTGATGAAGTTGGCTGTGCCGGTGTCGAAACCCCTGCTCGCCAAGAAAAGGCCTTGAAATGTCTAGTGGGCGCTAAGCTCTGTCAGGATGGGAGTGAATGTGTGCTCTTCAGTCACGTGTGTGATGGAGAGTTCGACTGCGCAGATGGTTCAGATGAAAAAGGATGTG ACACTACCAACCCTGTAAAAGATCCCCGCCTGAATCAATCACCTTTACCCGTTAGTGCTCAACCTCCAAGTAAACCCGCCTGTCAGAGACCTTCATTTATTTGTCCAGATTCTTCATGTATTCTCCCAACACAGCTATGTGATGGAATAAAAGATTGTCCTGATGGATCGGATGAGAACTgcataaaacaatgcccaaataAAT TGGACTTTCTCTGCAATGACCGACAAAGCTGTATCTCCAAGAGTCTGGTTTGTGACGGCCGATCTCATTGCTACGACAGCTCAGATGAAGTAAACTGTCCAACCGTAACTCCTACCACCTCCCGGGGAAACATCCTGAAGTGCCGCTTGGGCTTCCGACTATGTCGGGATCATACTGAATGTGTTCTTTTTAACCACGTGTGTGATGGAGAAAGAGACTGTGGGGATGGATCAGATGAAGATGAATGTG aagCAACTCAAACTCCATCTTCTGTCGTAAATTCAAGCCTAATGCAATTGCCACCATCTGTGAAAGCCTTTAATACACCTCCCCCCAAGCCGTCTTGTAGAAGCCCAGCAGTGGCATGTCCAGATTCATTCCTTTGCATCAGCCCAACACAGATCTGTGATGGAACAAAAGATTGTCCTGATGGATCAGATGAGAACTGCATAAAACAATgcctaaaaaaat TGGACTTTCTTTGCAAAGACAGGCAAAGCTGTATCTCCCAGAGTCTTGTTTGTGATGGCCGAGCTCATTGCCGCGACAGCTCAGATGAAGTCAATTGTCCAACCGTAGCTCCGCCCACCACCCAAGGAAAGGCCCTGAAGTGCCGCTTAGGCTTTCGACTATGTCGGGATCAGACTGAATGTATTATTTTTAGCCACGTTTGTGATGGAGAGAGAGACTGTGAGGATGGATCAGATGAAGATGAATGTG CAACTCAAGCTCCATCTTCTGTCGTAAATTCAAGCCTAAATCAACTGCCACCATCTGTGAAAGCATTTAATACACCTCCCACCAAGCCGTCTTGTAGAAGCCCAGCAGTGCCATGTCCAGATTCAATCCTTTGCATCAGCCCAACACAGATCTGTGATGGAACAAAAGATTGTCCTGATGGATCAGATGAGAACTGCATAAAACAATgcctaaaaaaat TGGACTTTCTTTGTAAAGACAGCCAAAGCTGCATCTCCCAGAGTCTTGTTTGTGACGGCCGAGCTCATTGCCGCGACAGCTCAGATGAAGTCAAATGTCCAACCGTAGCTCCACCCACCACCCAAGGAAAGGCCCTGAAGTGCCGCTTAGGCTTCCGACTATGTCGGGATCAGACTGAATGTGTTATTTTTAGCCACGTTTGTGATGGAGAGAGAGACTGTGAGGATGGATCAGATGAAGATGAATGTG AAGCGACTGAAACTCGATCTTCTGTAGAAAATCCAAGCTCAAATCAATTGCCCCCATCTGAGAAACCCATGAATACTCCTCCCCCCAAGCCATCCTGTAGAAGTCCATCAATGCTGTGTCCAAATTCATTCCTTTGCATCAGCCTAAAACAGCTTTGTGATGGAACTAAAGATTGTCCTGATGGATCAGATGAGAACTGTCTGACAAGATGTGTTTATGAGG GTGAGTTTCTGTGCAAGGATCGTAGGAGCTGTGTCTTGAAGACTCTGGTTTGTGATGGACGCTCTCATTGCCACGATGGCTCGGATGAAGTTGACTGTTCGACTGTAGCTCCCCGCTTGACTACAACAAATGTCCTGAAATGCCATACAGGCTCAAAGCTATGCAACGATGGCACGGAATGTGTTTTATACAGCCACATTTGTGATGGAGAAAAGGATTGTTTGGATGGATCTGATGAAGACGGATGCCAGAAAACCTGTAAACAAG GTGAATTTCAGTGCGCCCATGGTGCAATGTGCATCCCTGAAGTCCAAGTTTGTGACGGGAGGGCTCAGTGTCGTGACCGTTCTGATGAACTGGACTGTTGGGAACAAAGCAAAAGCTGCGAGTATCGCTGTGCAGATGGCCATCGCTGTATCCCAAATAAATTCTTGTGCGATGGAGAGCTAGATTGCCGAGATGGCACGGATGAACTCGGATGTG ATCCTGTGACCATAACAGCCACACCTATGCTTCTGAGTCCTGAATCAGTTTGCATTGCTCCTTCAGTTCGCTGCCCAGGTTCATCATTGTGTATCTCTCAAAATCAGCTCTGCGATAGAAAAAAAGATTGTCCTGATGCATTTGATGAGAGGGATTGTATTTTCCAGTGTAAGAGCCGAA CTGATTTCTTGTGCAGTGACCGGCAAAAGTGCATCCCCACAATCCACGTGTGCGACGGCCGTGCCCACTGTCCAGACAGCTCAGATGAGCGGCAGTGCGAATCAGTGGATCTTGCCACTCCTT CTCCCCTGGACAAAAATGGTGCCGTGTCACCTCTGAAATGTCGCAAAGGATTCAAGGCTTGTAAAACTGGTCTGGAGTGTGTGATGTATAGCCACGTGTGTGACGGCGAGGATGACTGTCAGGATGGATCAGATGAAGAGGCATGTGCCACTCAGTGCAAATCAG ATGAGTTTGAATGTCAGCACGGTAATCGATGCATCGCACCAGAGAAGGTATGCGACGGACAGTATGACTGTCGGGACCGATCCGATGAAATGGACTGTGAAAGTCTAACTTCGGGCTGTCAGCACCGCTGTGATAAGACACGCTGCATACCAGCAACCTTCCTGTGTGATGGCGAGAGAGACTGCGTTGATGGATCAGATGAGAAGAAATGTG GTTTGGCGGCCTGTGAAGTTGAACAATACCGTTGCATTAGTGGCCAGTGTGTATCTGAGGCTCTTCGATGTGACGGCTACGCTGACTGCAGTGACCGCTCTGATGAGGTCAACTGCGCAAGGCCCCCACGCTGCCCCACAGAACTGCGATGCCCTCACAGTCACGAGTGCCTGCAGAGCGAATGGTTATGTGATGGCGAGGATGACTGCAAAGATGGCTCAGACGAAAAG AACTGCTTGACTAAACCTCCGTCGTGTAGAGAATACCAGTGGCAGTGTGAAGGCAGCAGTCAATGCATTCCTCTATTCTGGAGGTGTGATGGGAAGACGGACTGTCACAACAGCATGGACGAGGACAAAT GCAACGAGAGAAAGTGCCCTTCTCATCTTTATCAATGTGGCAGTGGTGAGTGTGTGAACATGCGACTGGTGTGCAACGGCTTCACCAACTGTGCTGACAGTTCAGACGAGGGTGTGGGATGCACACTGCGCAACTGCTCCAGTCCATTAGCTCCTCGGTGCGAACATAGTTGTGTCAGCACACCAAATGGACCg AGGTGTTATTGTGCAGCAGGTTTCACACTACATTCCGGTGGTGCGTCTTGTGTGGACACCAACGAGTGCAATTTGTTGCAGCATGAGGCATGCAAACACAGCTGCATCAACACCCGGGGATCCTACGTGTGCCATTGCCACCCTGGGTTCTACCTGGAACCAGACAACAAAAGCTGCAAGACAAAGG ATGAGCCACTGCTGCTGGCATCAGTTCAGTCAGAACTGTTACTTCTTGGCATTCATAGTGGCACCTTACGTCTTGTGTCTTCTGCCAATCGACCTGTTTTTTCACTGGATTACCACTGGGCTCAGCAGAGAGTTTACTGGCTGAGTCCTGACTACCAGAGCATCCGTTGGGCTGACATGACAAAAGACTCAAACAAAAAAGGGACTCTTATCAAAG GAGTGAAGTCTGATTCCATTGCCATAGATTGGGTTGGTAAAAACCTATACTGGGTGGATGGACTAGTTGGACAGATTCTGGCGGTGCGACTTAGCGATACTAAAGTGAAATCTCAAGATTACATTGTGGTCCTGGCTGAAGATCTCGAGCAGCCCCGCTCGCTGGTCTTGCTGCCACACAAAGG GTTGATGTTGTGGTCTGAGATTGGCAGCACCCCTCAGATCCAGCGGTCTGGGATGGACGGCTCAAAGAAGAAGGTCGTGGTGAGCAGTGGCTTGAGCTGGCCTGTTAGTTTGGCCTATGATTTCCTGGATGACCGTGTGTACTGGGCTGACGAGAAGATATGCTGCATTGGCTCTGCCACCCTGGATGGAGATTATATAAAG ATCCTTCAGTTAGCTGAAACTCTAAGCCCATTCTCTGTGGCAGTCTTCAATGACCGGCTTTTCTGGTCTGACACAAAACGAAGAACCATCCGCTCAGCTGACAAAAACACTGGTAAAGATCAGAAGGTCCTTCTGAAGAGACCAGGACAACCTTTTGGGCTCAAG GTGATGCATACCCTCTCTCAGCCCTCTATATCAAACCCCTGTGACCAGCTGCAATGCTCCCACCTTTGTCTCCTGACTCCAACGCAGAAGGCACTAGTTAAAGAGCCAGCAGCAGTATGTCGCTGCCCAAAGGGGCTTCTACTCTCTAAAGACAAGATCAGCTGCTCTCTGCCTTTGGAATCCAGTATTATCTTGCTTCTGTCCAACACAAAGGTCTATCAG ATTTACCTGAAGTCCTTGCGTAGCGATGGGGTCGGTCTGAAAAATATGCCGAACAGCCGTGTTATGGCCCTTCCCGGTGTTGTTAAGGCCTCAGGATTCGACGTATCTATGCAAGCATTGTCTTTATATATGGCTGATAGTGGCCAAGCTACTGTAGATCTGTTGAACTTAAGTGGTCCCAGATCCAGGCAGGGACTGACACCAGCCGGGCGCATTCTAAGTCTTAAG GATGATTCAGTCGTGGCTCTGGCTATTGACTGGGCGACCTCCAACCTCTACTGGAGCAGTAAAAAAAAGCCTAATCTCCATGTGACCACTCGTCATAAAAGCTACACCACCTCTCTGCTGCAGGGATCACTGGCG GGCACAACGTCCATTGCATTGCATCCGCCCTCAAGTCAACTTTGCTACACAGCCCTTGTGGCTGGCGGCAAGAGGCAACATGAGGTGAGCTGTGCCTGGATGGATGGGAGCAACAAAGCAGTGCTTTGGAAAAAGTCCAACGTCCCCACATCATTAGTCTTTTCCAACAAAGGGACCACAATCTACTGGGCTGACACAG GAGAAGGCCTAATCTGTTCTATTGGACTTGATGGATCTGGCTATAAACAGTACAAAACTGGGCCAGGTTTGCTTACTTCTTTCACATACACTGAGAATATCCTGCTCTGGATAACCCTGGAAAAGG ATGTCACCAAAATGTGGTTCAGCAATGGCCTCCAGCCTCAACAGTTGTGGTTTGAGACAAAAACCAGCCTGGTGCAAATTAAAGCTTACAGTAATGACAGCCAGGAAG GATCAAATAGGTGCTCCAACAAAAATGGGGAGTGTGCACATCTTTGTTTGCCTTACCCTGGAGGTCGCACATGCAAGTGCAGTCGTGGATTTTACAGCATCAGTCCCACTTCCTGTGCACCCGAGCACCCGTGTCCCAATGGAGAGCAAGCTTGTCTTGATAGCAGCAAGTGCATCAGCAGCAAGAAGTTCTGTGATGGACGTTTGGACTGTCCGGATGAATCCGATGAACAGGACT GTCCATATATGAACTTTCCTCTTGGGAAAAAAGTTTATGACGACTATCTTCCCAAGTCTTCACTCCCACCTCCTCACCAAAACCCTCCAAAGGACACTTTCGCAGATGAGGATTCTGCTTCATGTGGTCAGCAACACTGTAGCGGTCATGGCCGCTGTGTCATGCAAGGCAAAGCCCATCACTGTCACTGCATCGCTGGTTACAAGGGAGAGTTCTGTCAAGAGGAGCAGAGTAGACGAAGCCATGTGGGGGTTGTCCTCGGAGTAGTCTTTCTTTTTGCTGCATTCACGGTTGTTGcttacatttttggaaaaag GCAAGCCTGGGCATTGATCAGAGGCCGATCACCAGAGAAAGAAACACTCATGGATAATATGGGCCTACCTGGTGAACACTTTGACACTGACTGTGAG GAGCTTGATTCCACAATAGATTTGACGAACCGTCCTGTAGCTTCATAA